From a single Mus musculus strain C57BL/6J chromosome 12, GRCm38.p6 C57BL/6J genomic region:
- the Pik3cg gene encoding phosphatidylinositol 4,5-bisphosphate 3-kinase catalytic subunit gamma isoform isoform X2: MELENYEQPVVLREDNLRRRRRMKPRSAAGSLSSMELIPIEFVLPTSQRISKTPETALLHVAGHGNVEQMKAQVWLRALETSVAAEFYHRLGPDQFLLLYQKKGQWYEIYDRYQVVQTLDCLHYWKLMHKSPGQIHVVQRHVPSEETLAFQKQLTSLIGYDVTDISNVHDDELEFTRRRLVTPRMAEVAGRDAKLYAMHPWVTSKPLPDYLSKKIANNCIFIVIHRGTTSQTIKVSADDTPGTILQSFFTKMAKKKSLMNISESQSEQDFVLRVCGRDEYLVGETPLKNFQWVRQCLKNGDEIHLVLDTPPDPALDEVRKEEWPLVDDCTGVTGYHEQLTIHGKDHESVFTVSLWDCDRKFRVKIRGIDIPVLPRNTDLTVFVEANIQHGQQVLCQRRTSPKPFAEEVLWNVWLEFGIKIKDLPKGALLNLQIYCCKTPSLSSKASAETPGSESKGKAQLLYYVNLLLIDHRFLLRHGDYVLHMWQISGKAEEQGSFNADKLTSATNPDKENSMSISILLDNYCHPIALPKHRPTPDPEGDRVRAEMPNQLRKQLEAIIATDPLNPLTAEDKELLWHFRYESLKHPKAYPKLFSSVKWGQQEIVAKTYQLLARREIWDQSALDVGLTMQLLDCNFSDENVRAIAVQKLESLEDDDVLHYLLQLVQAVKFEPYHDSALARFLLKRGLRNKRIGHFLFWFLRSEIAQSRHYQQRFAVILEAYLRGCGTAMLQDFTQQVHVIEMLQKVTIDIKSLSAEKYDVSSQVISQLKQKLESLQNSNLPESFRVPYDPGLKAGTLVIEKCKVMASKKKPLWLEFKCADPTVLSNETIGIIFKHGDDLRQDMLILQILRIMESIWETESLDLCLLPYGCISTGDKIGMIEIVKDATTIAQIQQSTVGNTGAFKDEVLNHWLKEKCPIEEKFQAAVERFVYSCAGYCVATFVLGIGDRHNDNIMISETGNLFHIDFGHILGNYKSFLGINKERVPFVLTPDFLFVMGSSGKKTSPHFQKFQLLSCPHIKVQHAFSLQVQVHVQGQRPDSEDGQEPGGS; encoded by the exons ATGGAGCTGGAGAACTATGAACAACCGGTGGTTCTAAGAGAGGACAACCTCCGCCGGCGCCGGAGGATGAAGCCACGCAGCGCAGCAGGCAGCCTGTCTTCCATGGAGCTCATCCCCATTGAGTTCGTACTGCCCACCAGCCAGCGCATCAGCAAGACTCCAGAAACAGCGCTGCTGCATGTGGCTGGCCATGGCAATGTGGAACAGATGAAAGCTCAGGTGTGGCTGCGCGCACTGGAGACCAGTGTGGCTGCGGAGTTCTACCACCGATTGGGCCCGGACCAATTCCTCCTGCTCTACCAGAAGAAAGGACAATGGTATGAGATCTATGACAGGTACCAAGTGGTGCAGACCCTAGACTGCCTGCATTACTGGAAGTTGATGCACAAGAGCCCTGGCCAGATCCACGTGGTACAGCGACACGTACCTTCTGAGGAGACCTTGGCTTTCCAGAAGCAGCTCACCTCCCTGATTGGCTATGACGTCACTGACATCAGCAATGTGCACGATGATGAGCTAGAGTTCACTCGCCGCCGTCTGGTTACGCCCCGCATGGCTGAAGTGGCTGGCCGGGATGCCAAACTCTATGCTATGCACCCTTGGGTAACGTCCAAACCTCTCCCAGACTACCTGTCAAAAAAGATTGCCAACAACTGCATCTTCATCGTCATCCACCGCGGTACCACCAGCCAAACCATCAAGGTCTCCGCAGATGATACTCCTGGTACCATCCTCCAGAGCTTCTTCACCAAGATGGCCAAGAAGAAGTCCCTAATGAATATCTCAGAAAGTCAAAGTGAGCAGGATTTTGTATTGCGGGTTTGTGGCCGCGATGAGTACCTGGTGGGTGAAACACCCCTCAAAAATTTCCAGTGGGTGAGGCAGTGCCTCAAGAACGGAGATGAAATACACCTGGTGCTCGACACGCCTCCAGACCCAGCCCTTGATGAggtgaggaaggaagaatggCCGCTGGTGGATGACTGCACTGGAGTCACCGGCTACCACGAGCAGCTGACCATCCATGGCAAGGACCACGAGAGTGTGTTCACAGTGTCTTTGTGGGACTGCGACCGAAAGTTCAGGGTCAAGATCAGAGGCATTGATATCCCTGTCCTGCCTCGGAACACCGACCTCACTGTGTTTGTGGAAGCGAACATCCAGCACGGGCAACAAGTCCTCTGCCAAAGGAGAACCAGCCCTAAGCCCTTCGCAGAAGAGGTACTCTGGAATGTGTGGCTGGAGTTTGGCATCAAAATCAAAGACTTGCCCAAAGGGGCTCTATTGAACCTACAGATCTACTGCTGCAAAACCCCATCACTGTCCAGCAAGGCTTCTGCAGAGACTCCAGGCTCCGAGTCCAAGGGCAAAGCCCAGCTTCTCTATTACGTGAACTTGCTGTTAATAGACCACCGTTTCCTCCTCCGCCACGGGGACTATGTGCTCCACATGTGGCAGATATCTGGCAAGGCAGAGGAGCAGGGCAGCTTCAATGCTGACAAGCTCACATCCGCAACCAATCCTGACAAGGAGAACTCAATGTCCATTTCCATCCTGCTGGACAATTACTGTCACCCCATAGCTTTGCCTAAGCACCGGCCCACCCCTGACCCAGAGGGAGACAGGGTTCGGGCTGAAATGCCCAATCAGCTTCGAAAGCAATTGGAGGCGATCATAGCCACAGATCCACTTAACCCCCTCACAGCAGAGGACAAAGAATTGCTCTGGCATTTTCGATATGAAAGCCTGAAGCATCCGAAGGCTTACCCTAAGCTATTCAGCTCAGTGAAATGGGGGCAGCAAGAAATTGTTGCCAAAACGTACCAGCTGTTAGCCAGAAGGGAGATCTGGGATCAAAGTGCTTTGGACGTTGGCTTAACCATGCAGCTCCTGGACTGCAACTTTTCAGACGAGAATGTCCGGGCCATTGCAGTTCAGAAACTGGAGAGCTTAGAGGACGATGACGTTTTACATTACCTTCTCCAGCTGGTACAG GCTGTGAAATTTGAACCGTACCACGACAGTGCGCTGGCCAGATTCCTGCTGAAGCGTGGCTTGAGG AACAAAAGAATCGGTCACTTCTTGTTCTGGTTCCTGCGAAGTGAGATCGCACAGTCCAGACACTATCAGCAGAGGTTCGCTGTGATCCTGGAGGCGTACCTGCGAGGCTGTGGCACAGCCATGTTGCAGGACTTCACACAGCAGGTCCATGTGATTGAGATGTTACAGAAAGTCACCATTGATATTAAATCGCTCTCGGCAGAGAAGTATGACGTCAGTTCCCAAG TTATTTCACAGCTTAAGCAAAAGCTTGAAAGCCTTCAGAACTCCAATCTCCCCGAGAGCTTTAGAGTTCCCTATGATCCTGGACTAAAAGCCGGTACCCTGGTG ATCGAGAAATGCAAAGTGATGGCCTCCAAGAAGAAGCCCCTGTGGCTTGAGTTTAAGTGTGCTGATCCCACAGTCCTATCCAACGAAACCATTGGAATCATCTTTAAACATGGTGATGATCTGCGCCAAGACATGTTGATCTTGCAG ATTCTACGCATCATGGAGTCCATTTGGGAGACTGAATCTCTGGACCTGTGCCTTCTGCCTTACGGTTGCATCTCAACTGGTGACAAAATAG GAATGATCGAGATTGTAAAGGATGCCACAACGATCGCTCAAATTCAGCAAAGCACAGTGGGTAACACGGGGGCATTCAAAGATGAAGTCCTGAATCACTGGCTCAAGGAAAAATGTCCTATTGAAGAAAAG TTTCAGGCCGCAGTGGAAAGGTTTGTTTACTCCTGTGCAGGCTACTGTGTGGCCACATTTGTTCTTGGGATCGGTGACAGGCACAACGACAACATTATGATCTCAGAGACAG GAAACCTATTTCATATAGACTTCGGACACATTCTTGGGAATTACAAGAGTTTCCTGGGCATCAATAAAGAGAGAGTGCCCTTCGTCCTAACCCCAGACTTCTTGTTTGTGATGGGATCTTCTGGAAAAAAGACAAGTCCACACTTCCAGAAATTCCAG CTGTTATCTTGTCCTCATATCAAGGTACAGCACGCCTTCAGCCTACAGGTCCAAGTGCATGTCCAAGGACAGAGGCCTGACTCAGAAgatggccaggaacctggaggttcTTGA
- the Pik3cg gene encoding phosphatidylinositol 4,5-bisphosphate 3-kinase catalytic subunit gamma isoform — translation MELENYEQPVVLREDNLRRRRRMKPRSAAGSLSSMELIPIEFVLPTSQRISKTPETALLHVAGHGNVEQMKAQVWLRALETSVAAEFYHRLGPDQFLLLYQKKGQWYEIYDRYQVVQTLDCLHYWKLMHKSPGQIHVVQRHVPSEETLAFQKQLTSLIGYDVTDISNVHDDELEFTRRRLVTPRMAEVAGRDAKLYAMHPWVTSKPLPDYLSKKIANNCIFIVIHRGTTSQTIKVSADDTPGTILQSFFTKMAKKKSLMNISESQSEQDFVLRVCGRDEYLVGETPLKNFQWVRQCLKNGDEIHLVLDTPPDPALDEVRKEEWPLVDDCTGVTGYHEQLTIHGKDHESVFTVSLWDCDRKFRVKIRGIDIPVLPRNTDLTVFVEANIQHGQQVLCQRRTSPKPFAEEVLWNVWLEFGIKIKDLPKGALLNLQIYCCKTPSLSSKASAETPGSESKGKAQLLYYVNLLLIDHRFLLRHGDYVLHMWQISGKAEEQGSFNADKLTSATNPDKENSMSISILLDNYCHPIALPKHRPTPDPEGDRVRAEMPNQLRKQLEAIIATDPLNPLTAEDKELLWHFRYESLKHPKAYPKLFSSVKWGQQEIVAKTYQLLARREIWDQSALDVGLTMQLLDCNFSDENVRAIAVQKLESLEDDDVLHYLLQLVQAVKFEPYHDSALARFLLKRGLRNKRIGHFLFWFLRSEIAQSRHYQQRFAVILEAYLRGCGTAMLQDFTQQVHVIEMLQKVTIDIKSLSAEKYDVSSQVISQLKQKLESLQNSNLPESFRVPYDPGLKAGTLVIEKCKVMASKKKPLWLEFKCADPTVLSNETIGIIFKHGDDLRQDMLILQILRIMESIWETESLDLCLLPYGCISTGDKIGMIEIVKDATTIAQIQQSTVGNTGAFKDEVLNHWLKEKCPIEEKFQAAVERFVYSCAGYCVATFVLGIGDRHNDNIMISETGNLFHIDFGHILGNYKSFLGINKERVPFVLTPDFLFVMGSSGKKTSPHFQKFQDVCVRAYLALRHHTNLLIILFSMMLMTGMPQLTSKEDIEYIRDALTVGKSEEDAKKYFLDQIEVCRDKGWTVQFNWFLHLVLGIKQGEKHSA, via the exons ATGGAGCTGGAGAACTATGAACAACCGGTGGTTCTAAGAGAGGACAACCTCCGCCGGCGCCGGAGGATGAAGCCACGCAGCGCAGCAGGCAGCCTGTCTTCCATGGAGCTCATCCCCATTGAGTTCGTACTGCCCACCAGCCAGCGCATCAGCAAGACTCCAGAAACAGCGCTGCTGCATGTGGCTGGCCATGGCAATGTGGAACAGATGAAAGCTCAGGTGTGGCTGCGCGCACTGGAGACCAGTGTGGCTGCGGAGTTCTACCACCGATTGGGCCCGGACCAATTCCTCCTGCTCTACCAGAAGAAAGGACAATGGTATGAGATCTATGACAGGTACCAAGTGGTGCAGACCCTAGACTGCCTGCATTACTGGAAGTTGATGCACAAGAGCCCTGGCCAGATCCACGTGGTACAGCGACACGTACCTTCTGAGGAGACCTTGGCTTTCCAGAAGCAGCTCACCTCCCTGATTGGCTATGACGTCACTGACATCAGCAATGTGCACGATGATGAGCTAGAGTTCACTCGCCGCCGTCTGGTTACGCCCCGCATGGCTGAAGTGGCTGGCCGGGATGCCAAACTCTATGCTATGCACCCTTGGGTAACGTCCAAACCTCTCCCAGACTACCTGTCAAAAAAGATTGCCAACAACTGCATCTTCATCGTCATCCACCGCGGTACCACCAGCCAAACCATCAAGGTCTCCGCAGATGATACTCCTGGTACCATCCTCCAGAGCTTCTTCACCAAGATGGCCAAGAAGAAGTCCCTAATGAATATCTCAGAAAGTCAAAGTGAGCAGGATTTTGTATTGCGGGTTTGTGGCCGCGATGAGTACCTGGTGGGTGAAACACCCCTCAAAAATTTCCAGTGGGTGAGGCAGTGCCTCAAGAACGGAGATGAAATACACCTGGTGCTCGACACGCCTCCAGACCCAGCCCTTGATGAggtgaggaaggaagaatggCCGCTGGTGGATGACTGCACTGGAGTCACCGGCTACCACGAGCAGCTGACCATCCATGGCAAGGACCACGAGAGTGTGTTCACAGTGTCTTTGTGGGACTGCGACCGAAAGTTCAGGGTCAAGATCAGAGGCATTGATATCCCTGTCCTGCCTCGGAACACCGACCTCACTGTGTTTGTGGAAGCGAACATCCAGCACGGGCAACAAGTCCTCTGCCAAAGGAGAACCAGCCCTAAGCCCTTCGCAGAAGAGGTACTCTGGAATGTGTGGCTGGAGTTTGGCATCAAAATCAAAGACTTGCCCAAAGGGGCTCTATTGAACCTACAGATCTACTGCTGCAAAACCCCATCACTGTCCAGCAAGGCTTCTGCAGAGACTCCAGGCTCCGAGTCCAAGGGCAAAGCCCAGCTTCTCTATTACGTGAACTTGCTGTTAATAGACCACCGTTTCCTCCTCCGCCACGGGGACTATGTGCTCCACATGTGGCAGATATCTGGCAAGGCAGAGGAGCAGGGCAGCTTCAATGCTGACAAGCTCACATCCGCAACCAATCCTGACAAGGAGAACTCAATGTCCATTTCCATCCTGCTGGACAATTACTGTCACCCCATAGCTTTGCCTAAGCACCGGCCCACCCCTGACCCAGAGGGAGACAGGGTTCGGGCTGAAATGCCCAATCAGCTTCGAAAGCAATTGGAGGCGATCATAGCCACAGATCCACTTAACCCCCTCACAGCAGAGGACAAAGAATTGCTCTGGCATTTTCGATATGAAAGCCTGAAGCATCCGAAGGCTTACCCTAAGCTATTCAGCTCAGTGAAATGGGGGCAGCAAGAAATTGTTGCCAAAACGTACCAGCTGTTAGCCAGAAGGGAGATCTGGGATCAAAGTGCTTTGGACGTTGGCTTAACCATGCAGCTCCTGGACTGCAACTTTTCAGACGAGAATGTCCGGGCCATTGCAGTTCAGAAACTGGAGAGCTTAGAGGACGATGACGTTTTACATTACCTTCTCCAGCTGGTACAG GCTGTGAAATTTGAACCGTACCACGACAGTGCGCTGGCCAGATTCCTGCTGAAGCGTGGCTTGAGG AACAAAAGAATCGGTCACTTCTTGTTCTGGTTCCTGCGAAGTGAGATCGCACAGTCCAGACACTATCAGCAGAGGTTCGCTGTGATCCTGGAGGCGTACCTGCGAGGCTGTGGCACAGCCATGTTGCAGGACTTCACACAGCAGGTCCATGTGATTGAGATGTTACAGAAAGTCACCATTGATATTAAATCGCTCTCGGCAGAGAAGTATGACGTCAGTTCCCAAG TTATTTCACAGCTTAAGCAAAAGCTTGAAAGCCTTCAGAACTCCAATCTCCCCGAGAGCTTTAGAGTTCCCTATGATCCTGGACTAAAAGCCGGTACCCTGGTG ATCGAGAAATGCAAAGTGATGGCCTCCAAGAAGAAGCCCCTGTGGCTTGAGTTTAAGTGTGCTGATCCCACAGTCCTATCCAACGAAACCATTGGAATCATCTTTAAACATGGTGATGATCTGCGCCAAGACATGTTGATCTTGCAG ATTCTACGCATCATGGAGTCCATTTGGGAGACTGAATCTCTGGACCTGTGCCTTCTGCCTTACGGTTGCATCTCAACTGGTGACAAAATAG GAATGATCGAGATTGTAAAGGATGCCACAACGATCGCTCAAATTCAGCAAAGCACAGTGGGTAACACGGGGGCATTCAAAGATGAAGTCCTGAATCACTGGCTCAAGGAAAAATGTCCTATTGAAGAAAAG TTTCAGGCCGCAGTGGAAAGGTTTGTTTACTCCTGTGCAGGCTACTGTGTGGCCACATTTGTTCTTGGGATCGGTGACAGGCACAACGACAACATTATGATCTCAGAGACAG GAAACCTATTTCATATAGACTTCGGACACATTCTTGGGAATTACAAGAGTTTCCTGGGCATCAATAAAGAGAGAGTGCCCTTCGTCCTAACCCCAGACTTCTTGTTTGTGATGGGATCTTCTGGAAAAAAGACAAGTCCACACTTCCAGAAATTCCAG